A stretch of the Amycolatopsis sp. BJA-103 genome encodes the following:
- a CDS encoding glycosyltransferase family 2 protein, which translates to MNDDQVDVVLPCLDEAGALPGVLAALPARYRAIVVDNGSSDGSAGIAAGLGAKVVHEPRRGYGAAVHTGLEAATADVVCFADADGSLDLAELPMLVDGLAGAELAVGRRVPSGPGVWPWHARAGNALVSSLLRRKGLPVRDIAPLRAVRRRALLDLGVTDRAFGYPLELLIKAQRAGWRVAEFDVSYGERAKGTKSKVSGSLRGTLRATRDFGRVLSR; encoded by the coding sequence GTGAACGATGACCAGGTTGACGTCGTACTTCCCTGTCTCGACGAGGCCGGTGCCCTCCCGGGGGTACTGGCGGCCCTGCCCGCACGCTACCGGGCGATCGTGGTCGACAACGGATCGAGCGACGGTTCCGCCGGGATCGCGGCCGGGCTCGGGGCGAAGGTCGTCCACGAACCCCGGCGCGGCTACGGCGCCGCGGTCCACACCGGGCTGGAGGCGGCCACGGCGGACGTCGTCTGTTTCGCCGACGCCGACGGTTCCCTGGACCTCGCCGAACTGCCGATGCTGGTCGACGGCCTCGCCGGCGCGGAGCTGGCCGTCGGGCGGCGGGTGCCGAGCGGTCCCGGCGTCTGGCCGTGGCACGCGAGAGCGGGCAACGCGCTGGTCTCGTCCCTCTTACGGCGCAAGGGATTGCCGGTTCGCGACATCGCCCCGCTGCGAGCCGTCCGGCGGCGGGCGCTGCTGGATCTCGGCGTCACCGATCGCGCCTTCGGCTACCCGCTCGAACTGCTGATCAAGGCCCAGCGCGCGGGGTGGCGGGTCGCCGAGTTCGACGTCTCCTACGGCGAACGTGCCAAGGGCACGAAGTCGAAGGTCTCCGGCTCGCTGCGCGGGACCCTCCGCGCCACCCGGGATTTCGGGCGGGTGCTGAGCCGATGA